A single region of the Cloacibacillus sp. genome encodes:
- a CDS encoding DNA-3-methyladenine glycosylase 2 family protein, which produces MNFSYTEEELNHLKKRDKKLAAAIEEIGPLSGWHVEPDIFSALVHHIAGQQISTQAQRTVWARISAGLGEVTPRSVHAAGLERMQGFGISFRKAEYITELARKTEAGEFDPAALWEMEDGAVIETLSTLRGIGVWTAEMLLIFSMQRRDVLSFGDFGIRRGLRMLYHHKEITPALFERYRKRYSPCGSLASLYLWEIAGGAVPGMRDYAPKSANRKSLPPR; this is translated from the coding sequence GTGAATTTTTCATATACGGAAGAAGAGCTGAATCATCTGAAAAAGAGGGATAAGAAACTCGCGGCGGCGATCGAAGAGATCGGGCCGCTCTCCGGCTGGCATGTGGAGCCGGATATTTTTTCCGCGCTCGTCCACCATATCGCGGGACAGCAGATTTCGACACAGGCGCAGAGGACGGTCTGGGCGCGGATTTCCGCCGGTCTCGGCGAGGTGACGCCTCGCAGCGTCCACGCCGCCGGTCTGGAACGGATGCAGGGTTTCGGCATTTCGTTCAGAAAGGCCGAGTATATCACTGAGCTCGCGCGGAAGACGGAGGCCGGAGAGTTTGACCCCGCCGCGCTGTGGGAGATGGAGGACGGGGCTGTGATCGAGACGCTGAGCACCCTCCGCGGCATCGGAGTCTGGACCGCCGAGATGCTGCTGATTTTCTCCATGCAGCGGCGCGACGTGCTGAGCTTCGGGGATTTCGGCATCCGCCGCGGCCTGCGGATGCTCTATCACCACAAGGAGATTACCCCGGCGCTCTTTGAAAGATACAGAAAACGCTACTCCCCCTGCGGCAGCCTCGCTTCGCTCTATCTCTGGGAGATCGCGGGCGGCGCGGTCCCCGGCATGCGCGACTACGCGCCGAAATCCGCCAACAGAAAGAGCCTGCCGCCGCGGTAA
- a CDS encoding macro domain-containing protein: MAFEIIHGDITKVKADAIVNAANTSLRAGGGVCGAIFAAAGAEDLTRACEAVGGVATGAAVVTPGFALPAKYIIHTAGPVWHGGGAGEPELLASCYKSSLKLAAEKGCRSVAFPLISAGIFGYPKDEAMRVAETSIREFLREDDGMRVMLVLFAG; encoded by the coding sequence ATGGCATTTGAAATAATCCACGGAGATATTACCAAGGTGAAGGCCGACGCGATCGTCAACGCGGCCAATACGTCTTTGCGCGCGGGCGGCGGGGTATGCGGCGCGATATTCGCGGCGGCGGGCGCTGAGGATCTGACGCGCGCTTGTGAGGCCGTCGGCGGCGTCGCCACGGGAGCCGCCGTCGTCACACCCGGATTCGCACTGCCGGCTAAATATATAATCCACACCGCCGGCCCCGTCTGGCATGGCGGCGGCGCGGGGGAGCCGGAGCTTCTCGCCTCCTGCTATAAAAGCTCGCTGAAACTCGCCGCGGAAAAGGGCTGCCGCTCAGTGGCCTTTCCGCTCATCTCCGCCGGCATCTTCGGATATCCGAAAGACGAGGCAATGCGCGTCGCCGAGACGTCGATAAGAGAATTCCTGCGGGAAGATGACGGCATGAGGGTAATGCTGGTGCTCTTCGCGGGCTGA
- a CDS encoding aldo/keto reductase, which produces MKYRELGSTGIMVSEIGLGCEGFVGHDGRYTKELVDIAAAGGVNYIDLYSSDPRVRENLGRALAGRCGEFILQGHLCTTWEDGQYRRTRDEGEVRESFEELLQLLGTDYVEVGMIHYCDSTEDWREIAEGPVMRYARELKAAGRIRHIGVSSHNPAAAIAAAESGLVEVLMFSVNPCYDLQPGDEDCERLWSAESYGKPLLNMDAEREALYETCSRLGVAITVMKAFGGGDLLDEELSPAGRALTPYQCLHYALTRPAVATVLSGARTPEELRESIAYSEAPAAERDYAAALASLPKISWRGHCMYCGHCAPCPAGIDVAAVTKFLSLAKAQGAVPETVREHYAALPHKAQDCLECGACESRCPFGVPVVENMRQAKAVFGA; this is translated from the coding sequence ATGAAATACCGCGAACTTGGCTCGACGGGAATTATGGTGAGCGAGATCGGCCTCGGCTGCGAGGGATTTGTCGGTCACGACGGGCGTTATACGAAAGAATTGGTGGATATCGCCGCCGCGGGCGGCGTGAATTATATAGACCTCTATTCCTCGGACCCCCGGGTGAGGGAGAACCTTGGGCGCGCCCTCGCGGGGCGGTGCGGGGAGTTCATCTTACAGGGCCACCTCTGCACGACGTGGGAGGATGGGCAGTACCGGCGCACGCGCGACGAGGGAGAGGTGCGCGAGAGTTTTGAGGAGCTGCTGCAGCTGCTCGGCACCGACTATGTCGAGGTCGGCATGATACATTACTGCGATTCGACGGAGGACTGGCGCGAGATCGCGGAGGGTCCCGTGATGCGCTACGCGCGGGAGCTTAAAGCGGCGGGGAGGATAAGGCATATCGGCGTCAGCAGCCATAACCCCGCCGCGGCGATTGCGGCGGCGGAGAGCGGACTCGTCGAGGTTCTAATGTTCAGCGTCAATCCCTGTTACGATCTGCAGCCTGGAGACGAGGACTGTGAACGGCTCTGGAGCGCGGAGAGTTACGGTAAACCGCTGCTGAATATGGATGCGGAGCGCGAGGCGCTTTACGAAACGTGCAGCCGCCTCGGTGTGGCGATAACGGTGATGAAGGCCTTCGGCGGCGGCGATCTGCTGGACGAAGAGCTGTCGCCCGCGGGGCGCGCGCTCACTCCATATCAGTGCCTCCATTACGCGCTGACGCGCCCCGCCGTCGCCACGGTGCTCTCCGGGGCGCGTACGCCGGAAGAGCTGCGGGAGAGTATCGCCTATTCCGAGGCTCCGGCGGCGGAGAGGGATTACGCGGCGGCTCTCGCCTCGCTGCCGAAGATAAGCTGGCGCGGCCACTGTATGTACTGCGGTCACTGCGCGCCCTGCCCCGCGGGGATCGACGTCGCGGCGGTGACGAAGTTTCTCAGTCTGGCAAAGGCGCAGGGCGCGGTGCCGGAGACGGTGCGCGAGCATTACGCGGCGCTGCCTCATAAGGCGCAGGACTGTCTTGAGTGCGGGGCCTGCGAGAGCCGCTGTCCCTTCGGCGTACCCGTCGTCGAAAATATGCGGCAGGCAAAAGCGGTATTCGGCGCGTAG
- a CDS encoding Ig-like domain-containing protein — MLEVSGDKGFLLSEKVLDCMYFNKVPTSRPSQYWLWWSESPIRKFLNGKKYVPSVSADITGHVVENPKDYSFYERAFVSGEQNCILEVNLDNSVKLFSNDIPTGPNTDDRIFLLSTAELQDKRYGFDSGGNGDPARDAEQTAYCDKNGTLAGYWWTRSIANDLADHEVVNVFPSGMLAGNPIYNWILGIRPAFYLNMKNVIFTSPANGGKGGGVTSVLLKQNYTSDYKGRCEQKLTIAADKYKLSSAALTTGAVAPGTDIKLSIEYAGASTGPEYHLAAVVTEGDRAVYYGRIKSLASAADRDGSANFTIPEFRDGDSLHVLVEGRSNNHNYMTDFASMPKLLAGTGTGRPQEALSEDVVEEPAPKTTAIEVNPSALTIVKGYATQLSVIFAPEGASEKIIWSSDKPDIAAVNSSTGVVKALGAGTAVITASTPGGKTSSCAVTVTEKTQAEGIVLTLASMTMHKGTKEKITVSFNGIAEQPLVWSSSDEKIAKVDGQGNVTTLSEGKCMIKVSTADGTAGAECAVKVTPGSGGSGGGSGGCNAGLGLGALALLALLPCAVRKNKGEK, encoded by the coding sequence GTGCTTGAGGTCAGCGGCGATAAGGGGTTCCTGCTATCCGAGAAGGTGCTGGACTGTATGTATTTTAATAAAGTCCCCACTAGCCGTCCTTCTCAATATTGGCTATGGTGGAGCGAATCCCCGATACGTAAATTTCTCAATGGTAAAAAATACGTGCCCTCCGTATCGGCGGATATTACGGGGCATGTTGTCGAAAATCCCAAAGATTACAGCTTCTACGAAAGGGCCTTTGTTTCAGGCGAACAGAATTGTATATTAGAGGTGAATCTGGACAACAGTGTAAAGCTTTTTTCAAATGATATTCCTACAGGACCCAACACAGACGACAGAATTTTTCTGCTCTCTACCGCGGAGCTTCAGGATAAAAGGTATGGTTTTGACAGTGGCGGAAACGGAGATCCAGCGCGCGATGCCGAACAGACGGCCTACTGTGACAAGAATGGAACACTTGCTGGATATTGGTGGACCCGTTCTATTGCGAACGACCTGGCGGATCACGAAGTGGTGAATGTATTTCCCTCCGGTATGCTTGCCGGCAACCCCATCTATAACTGGATTCTCGGGATTCGCCCCGCCTTTTACTTAAATATGAAAAACGTCATCTTTACCTCCCCCGCGAACGGAGGCAAGGGCGGCGGCGTGACGTCTGTCCTGTTAAAGCAGAACTATACCTCCGACTATAAGGGCAGGTGCGAGCAGAAGCTCACTATAGCTGCTGATAAATATAAACTGTCATCAGCCGCGCTTACGACGGGCGCTGTGGCTCCGGGCACTGATATTAAGCTGTCGATAGAATACGCGGGGGCCTCTACCGGTCCGGAATATCATCTTGCCGCGGTTGTGACCGAAGGAGACAGGGCCGTTTACTACGGCAGGATAAAAAGCCTCGCCTCGGCGGCTGACAGGGACGGCTCCGCAAACTTTACAATTCCGGAGTTTAGGGATGGAGACAGTCTTCACGTCTTGGTCGAAGGGCGCAGCAACAATCATAACTATATGACAGACTTCGCGAGCATGCCTAAACTCCTCGCCGGCACCGGTACGGGCAGGCCGCAGGAGGCGCTGTCAGAGGATGTTGTCGAAGAGCCTGCCCCTAAGACCACTGCTATAGAGGTGAACCCCTCCGCACTTACCATTGTTAAAGGATATGCCACGCAGTTATCCGTTATCTTTGCTCCCGAAGGAGCCTCCGAAAAGATAATCTGGAGCAGCGACAAGCCGGATATTGCCGCAGTAAACTCCAGCACAGGCGTCGTAAAGGCGCTTGGCGCGGGAACTGCCGTCATAACGGCCTCCACGCCCGGCGGCAAAACCTCGTCGTGCGCGGTGACAGTGACGGAAAAAACGCAGGCGGAGGGCATCGTCCTGACACTGGCCTCTATGACTATGCACAAAGGTACAAAGGAAAAAATCACAGTCTCCTTTAACGGCATAGCAGAACAGCCGCTCGTCTGGAGCAGCAGCGACGAAAAGATAGCCAAAGTGGACGGACAGGGTAATGTCACCACGCTCTCCGAGGGAAAATGTATGATAAAAGTTTCCACCGCGGATGGCACGGCGGGCGCCGAGTGTGCGGTTAAAGTTACGCCGGGCTCCGGCGGCTCAGGAGGCGGTTCCGGCGGCTGCAACGCTGGGCTGGGGCTCGGCGCGCTCGCGCTTTTGGCGCTCCTTCCCTGTGCAGTCAGGAAAAACAAAGGCGAAAAATAA
- a CDS encoding DUF6198 family protein — translation MNVLLIKRYLVFILGVLINSFGISFITKASLGTSPITSVPYVFSLRFTPTLGECSFVLNMLFIFLQLLLLRRDFQKIQLLQIAVNFVFSWFIDVSMLLLASFAPVSYAAKLVSLAAGCAILAFGISLEVYANVLMIPGEGAVYAISKVLNKEFGVVKAGFDITLMLTAVTLSLLFFRGLNGIGEGTVISAFIVGMIVRLYNKRLGFIGSYLNPQRQ, via the coding sequence TTGAATGTTTTGCTTATAAAACGTTATCTGGTATTTATTCTCGGGGTCCTCATCAATTCATTCGGAATCAGCTTTATCACAAAGGCCAGCCTCGGCACTTCGCCGATAACCAGCGTTCCCTATGTGTTCAGCCTGCGTTTCACGCCGACGCTGGGGGAATGTTCCTTCGTCCTCAATATGTTGTTTATCTTCCTGCAGCTTTTGCTGCTGCGGCGTGATTTTCAGAAGATCCAGCTGCTGCAGATCGCGGTGAATTTTGTATTCAGCTGGTTTATCGACGTGAGTATGCTGCTTCTGGCCTCCTTCGCGCCGGTGAGCTATGCCGCGAAGCTCGTCTCATTGGCGGCGGGCTGCGCGATACTCGCCTTCGGCATCAGCCTCGAGGTCTACGCGAACGTCCTGATGATCCCCGGGGAGGGGGCCGTCTACGCGATCTCTAAGGTGCTGAATAAGGAGTTCGGCGTCGTCAAGGCGGGCTTCGATATCACGCTGATGCTCACGGCGGTGACGCTCTCGCTGCTGTTTTTCCGCGGGCTGAACGGGATAGGGGAGGGGACGGTGATCTCGGCCTTTATCGTCGGGATGATCGTCAGGCTGTATAATAAACGGCTCGGTTTTATCGGCAGTTATCTGAATCCGCAGCGTCAGTGA
- a CDS encoding EFR1 family ferrodoxin (N-terminal region resembles flavodoxins. C-terminal ferrodoxin region binds two 4Fe-4S clusters.), giving the protein MILYFSGTGNSRYAAQVIETVTKDETAFLNRLMKHDTGAAIKSERPLVFVAPVYAWRIPRAVDSFIRAASFEGCKKAYFVVTCASEAGNAVHYAKRLCESKGLEFMGLASVDMPENYVALMNVPDRERSESIIRATTPQIFAIAESISRGAYINDYRPSFIDILKSAVVNPLFYLLAVKSKSFHATDKCTGCGRCAELCPLNGIEIKEGRPSWNGRCTHCMACICGCPAEAIEYGKRTAGKRRYYNEGYNTKPASE; this is encoded by the coding sequence ATGATTCTATATTTCAGCGGAACCGGAAATAGCCGCTACGCGGCACAGGTGATCGAGACGGTCACGAAGGATGAAACGGCCTTCCTCAACAGGCTTATGAAGCATGACACCGGGGCGGCGATAAAATCTGAAAGGCCCCTCGTCTTTGTCGCGCCGGTCTACGCGTGGCGCATCCCGCGCGCCGTCGACAGCTTCATCCGCGCGGCTTCCTTCGAGGGCTGTAAAAAAGCCTACTTCGTCGTCACCTGCGCCTCAGAGGCCGGCAACGCCGTGCATTACGCGAAGAGGCTCTGCGAGTCGAAGGGGCTGGAGTTCATGGGGCTCGCCTCCGTAGACATGCCGGAGAACTACGTGGCGCTCATGAACGTACCGGACCGGGAGCGATCCGAGAGCATAATCAGGGCGACGACGCCGCAGATATTCGCGATCGCCGAGAGCATCAGCCGTGGAGCCTATATCAACGATTACAGACCATCTTTTATTGATATCCTAAAAAGCGCCGTCGTCAATCCCCTATTCTACCTGCTGGCGGTAAAGAGCAAATCCTTCCACGCCACCGATAAATGCACCGGCTGCGGCAGGTGCGCCGAGCTCTGCCCGCTGAACGGCATCGAGATCAAAGAGGGACGCCCATCATGGAACGGACGCTGCACCCACTGCATGGCCTGCATCTGCGGCTGCCCCGCGGAGGCAATCGAGTACGGTAAGCGTACGGCTGGCAAAAGGCGCTACTACAACGAGGGCTACAATACGAAACCGGCCTCAGAATAA
- a CDS encoding MATE family efflux transporter — MDNRLSQREVEIFETMSVPKAVAALAVPTVISQIIAMVYNLADTWYIGQLNDTNMMAAVTLIFPTFLMLSALANLFGIGGASLLSRSLGEHNYARVREAGASSAWMAVAAALTYSLLTMIWRVPLLRMLGADEGTIGYANGYLFWTVGVGGLPTVMNMVLAHLIRSEGASREASFGMSFGGLLNMLLDPFFIYDWGLGLRMEGAAIATCISNIAATFYLLYYLFRTRRENVISLSPKYFRFKKSVAGEIFFVGLPSSIQSMMSVLSNAVLNYLMASYTASALSAVGIVKKVDMVPTYVVQGICSGVIPLLAYNYASGNYKRLWRCAYFAGVCSLCVTFSYLALCESFAPFIIRIFIDNVRAVELGAVFLRLHCMSTPFLAIFFLVIAFFQATGRGTPALFISFLRKGAIDIPFMIVMNIVWPMYGIMAVQPMMDFIVAIICLAIYRVVQKKDRRELELKKAV, encoded by the coding sequence ATGGACAACAGACTGAGCCAGAGGGAAGTTGAAATATTCGAGACGATGTCTGTGCCAAAGGCCGTGGCGGCCCTCGCCGTGCCCACCGTCATCAGCCAGATCATCGCCATGGTCTATAATCTCGCCGACACCTGGTACATCGGGCAGCTCAACGATACGAACATGATGGCGGCGGTGACGCTGATATTCCCCACCTTTCTCATGCTCTCCGCGCTTGCGAACCTCTTTGGTATAGGCGGCGCGAGCCTGCTTTCAAGGTCGCTTGGCGAGCATAACTACGCGCGCGTGCGCGAGGCCGGGGCCTCAAGCGCCTGGATGGCCGTGGCCGCCGCGTTGACCTATTCGCTGCTCACGATGATATGGCGCGTGCCGCTGCTGCGCATGCTCGGCGCGGACGAAGGCACGATAGGTTATGCGAACGGCTATCTCTTCTGGACCGTGGGTGTCGGCGGTCTGCCGACGGTTATGAACATGGTGCTCGCGCACCTGATCCGCTCCGAGGGAGCGTCGCGCGAGGCAAGTTTCGGCATGAGTTTCGGCGGGCTGCTGAATATGCTGCTCGATCCCTTTTTTATCTACGACTGGGGGCTGGGACTGAGGATGGAGGGTGCTGCCATCGCCACCTGTATCTCCAATATCGCGGCGACATTCTATCTTCTCTATTACCTCTTCCGCACGCGCCGGGAAAATGTCATTTCGCTCTCTCCGAAGTATTTCCGTTTCAAAAAGAGCGTCGCCGGCGAGATATTCTTCGTGGGGCTGCCCTCCTCGATCCAGTCCATGATGAGCGTCCTCTCCAACGCGGTGCTGAACTATCTGATGGCCTCCTACACGGCAAGCGCCCTCTCCGCCGTCGGCATCGTCAAGAAGGTCGATATGGTGCCTACCTACGTCGTTCAGGGGATATGCAGCGGCGTCATTCCTCTCCTGGCCTATAACTATGCCTCCGGGAACTATAAACGCCTCTGGCGGTGCGCATATTTCGCGGGCGTCTGTTCGCTCTGCGTCACCTTCTCTTATCTGGCGCTCTGCGAATCTTTCGCGCCCTTCATCATCAGAATATTCATCGATAACGTCCGGGCAGTGGAGCTGGGGGCGGTATTCCTGCGCCTGCACTGCATGTCAACGCCCTTTCTGGCGATATTCTTCCTCGTCATCGCCTTCTTCCAGGCGACAGGGCGAGGCACGCCGGCGCTGTTCATCTCTTTTTTGCGCAAAGGCGCGATAGACATTCCCTTCATGATCGTGATGAACATCGTCTGGCCGATGTACGGGATAATGGCCGTACAGCCGATGATGGATTTTATCGTCGCCATCATCTGTCTCGCCATCTACAGGGTAGTGCAGAAAAAGGACCGAAGGGAGCTGGAGCTCAAGAAAGCGGTATAG
- a CDS encoding PBECR2 nuclease fold domain-containing protein produces the protein MANALIGTLSAEIKTLLSLPYIADAPILIGAGNITHMKARHPEDYAKYGADIASIIMAPDYVGVSAKDHSIEYIKQYAVNVEYVKVAVRVSNSGVLFVRSLYVISETKIYNFIKSGTLKQLSSRNP, from the coding sequence ATGGCGAATGCGCTTATCGGAACACTTTCAGCGGAGATCAAGACATTGCTTTCCCTACCATATATTGCTGATGCGCCGATACTTATCGGTGCTGGTAACATTACCCATATGAAGGCAAGACATCCCGAAGACTACGCGAAATATGGCGCAGACATTGCGTCCATAATTATGGCTCCAGACTATGTTGGCGTCAGCGCCAAAGATCATTCGATAGAATATATAAAACAATATGCGGTAAATGTGGAATACGTAAAAGTTGCTGTCAGAGTCTCAAACAGTGGTGTCCTTTTCGTAAGATCACTATATGTTATAAGCGAGACGAAAATCTACAACTTTATAAAGTCAGGTACACTAAAACAACTTTCGTCCAGAAACCCTTGA
- a CDS encoding metal ABC transporter permease encodes MLDLITEMFSYQFLVRAASVGLMVSLCSALLGVSLVLKRYSMIGDGLSHVGFGALAAAVAMGTSPLGITIPVVVAAAAVLLRLTDNSGIKGDAAIGLISVSSLAAGVTAISLSGGINTDVCNYMFGSILAMSKSDVRLSIMSSAGVLLLFLLCYNRIFAVTFDEDFARATGVEAGLYNMVIAVLTGVTIAVGMRLMGALLISGLIIFPAVTSMHFFKSFRGVVFSAASVSLSSFLVGLVLSYTASMPAGASIVLVNLAFFLIFTAVGRLR; translated from the coding sequence ATGCTTGATCTCATCACGGAGATGTTCTCCTACCAATTCCTCGTGCGCGCCGCCTCCGTCGGGCTCATGGTCTCGCTCTGCTCCGCGCTGCTGGGGGTCAGCCTCGTCCTCAAACGCTACTCTATGATCGGCGACGGCCTGTCACATGTGGGCTTTGGGGCCCTCGCGGCGGCGGTGGCGATGGGGACCTCGCCGCTGGGAATCACCATTCCCGTGGTCGTCGCGGCGGCTGCGGTGCTCCTGAGGCTGACAGACAACAGCGGCATCAAAGGCGACGCCGCGATCGGACTGATATCGGTCAGCTCGCTCGCGGCGGGAGTGACGGCGATATCGCTCTCCGGCGGCATCAACACCGACGTCTGCAACTATATGTTCGGCAGCATCCTCGCGATGAGCAAAAGCGACGTCCGGCTCAGCATAATGTCCTCGGCGGGAGTGCTGCTGCTATTTCTCCTCTGCTACAACAGAATATTCGCCGTCACCTTCGATGAGGACTTCGCAAGGGCCACCGGCGTGGAGGCGGGCCTCTACAACATGGTGATCGCCGTGCTCACGGGAGTGACGATCGCCGTCGGCATGAGGCTGATGGGGGCGCTGCTCATCTCCGGGCTGATAATATTCCCCGCCGTCACCTCGATGCACTTCTTCAAGAGCTTCCGCGGCGTGGTATTCTCCGCCGCCTCCGTCTCGCTCTCCTCGTTCCTCGTCGGGCTTGTACTCTCGTACACGGCAAGCATGCCGGCGGGCGCGAGCATCGTGCTTGTGAACCTCGCCTTCTTCCTCATTTTTACCGCGGTGGGCAGGCTGAGATGA
- a CDS encoding ABC transporter ATP-binding protein, with translation MAAFVCSGLSVAYGGREALSDVDFELPCGAFLAVVGENGSGKSTLIKALLGLIKPSSGSIRLGGGLKKRDIGYLPQQREARNDFPATVYEIVISGRLGHIGPRPFYNRRDHREAEKNLRLAGIWELRTRAFRELSGGQQQRTLLARALCASGGLLLLDEPATGLDAEAAESMYALLRKINANEKATVIMVTHDLARAPSLASHILELSGGQKYFGERAGWPGHGAESGANA, from the coding sequence ATGGCGGCCTTTGTATGCAGCGGCCTCAGCGTGGCCTACGGCGGCAGGGAGGCGCTCTCAGACGTCGATTTCGAGCTGCCCTGCGGCGCCTTCCTCGCGGTGGTCGGTGAAAACGGCTCGGGAAAAAGCACCCTGATAAAGGCGCTGCTCGGCCTGATAAAGCCCTCGTCGGGGTCGATACGCCTGGGCGGCGGCCTTAAAAAAAGAGACATCGGCTATCTGCCGCAGCAGAGGGAGGCGCGTAACGACTTTCCCGCCACCGTCTACGAGATCGTCATCTCGGGAAGACTTGGCCACATCGGCCCGCGCCCCTTTTACAACCGGCGCGACCACCGGGAGGCCGAGAAAAACCTCCGGCTGGCCGGCATCTGGGAGCTGCGTACAAGGGCCTTTCGCGAACTTTCGGGCGGCCAGCAGCAGAGAACGCTGCTGGCGCGCGCCCTCTGCGCCTCCGGCGGACTGCTACTGCTCGACGAACCGGCTACGGGACTTGACGCGGAGGCGGCGGAAAGTATGTACGCGCTGCTGCGTAAGATAAACGCCAACGAAAAGGCCACCGTCATCATGGTGACGCACGATCTCGCGCGCGCCCCCTCCCTGGCCAGCCACATCCTCGAACTCAGCGGCGGGCAGAAATATTTCGGAGAGCGCGCGGGCTGGCCCGGCCACGGCGCGGAGAGCGGCGCCAATGCTTGA
- a CDS encoding metal ABC transporter substrate-binding protein gives MKKYLLVLACAAILIIAAAVIYLFTGGKTPAIALKGTSKPKVITTIFPQYDFARAVGGDKIELTMLLKPGMESHSYAPTPQDIVNIQNCDLFIYIGGENDVWADKILDSIDKEHRPQVLKLISCVSPVEEELAEGMQAEAEDHDHDKEEEHAHGAEDKDGQDHNHDNEVEYDEHIWTSPRNAEKMTAAIMDKLILIDPQNRSAYEENAKAYIAELDRLDKDFRQAVSNVQRHRLIFGNRFPFRYLTDEYGLKYSAAFPGCAAESEASAATIAYLINRVKEEKIPVVFHIEMSNEKTADAICRETGARKMLLHACHNISREEYESGATYVKLMRKNLENIKEALN, from the coding sequence ATGAAAAAATATCTCTTGGTATTGGCATGCGCGGCCATTCTGATAATAGCAGCCGCTGTCATTTATCTGTTCACCGGAGGAAAAACGCCGGCTATCGCCTTAAAGGGGACCTCGAAACCAAAGGTGATCACGACGATATTCCCGCAATATGACTTTGCGCGCGCGGTCGGCGGCGATAAAATAGAGCTCACTATGCTGCTCAAGCCCGGCATGGAGAGCCATTCCTACGCCCCCACGCCGCAGGACATCGTCAACATCCAGAACTGTGACCTCTTCATCTATATCGGAGGAGAGAACGACGTATGGGCGGATAAGATACTCGATTCTATAGACAAAGAGCACCGGCCACAGGTACTGAAGCTCATCAGCTGCGTATCCCCCGTGGAGGAGGAGCTGGCGGAGGGCATGCAGGCGGAGGCCGAGGATCATGATCACGACAAGGAAGAGGAACATGCCCACGGGGCAGAGGATAAGGATGGGCAAGACCATAATCATGACAACGAAGTCGAATATGACGAACATATCTGGACCTCGCCGCGCAACGCCGAAAAGATGACGGCCGCGATCATGGACAAGCTCATCCTCATAGACCCGCAGAACCGCTCCGCCTATGAGGAAAACGCCAAGGCATACATCGCGGAGCTGGACAGGCTGGACAAGGACTTCCGCCAAGCAGTCTCCAACGTCCAGCGGCACCGCCTGATTTTCGGCAACCGCTTCCCCTTCCGCTATCTGACCGATGAATACGGCCTGAAATACTCAGCGGCCTTCCCCGGCTGCGCGGCGGAGAGCGAGGCCAGCGCCGCGACCATCGCCTACCTCATAAACAGGGTGAAAGAGGAGAAGATCCCCGTCGTGTTCCATATCGAGATGTCCAACGAGAAGACCGCCGACGCCATATGCCGCGAGACGGGAGCCAGGAAGATGCTCCTGCACGCCTGTCACAATATCTCCCGCGAAGAATATGAAAGCGGCGCAACCTATGTCAAGCTGATGCGGAAAAACCTCGAGAACATCAAAGAGGCGCTCAACTAA
- a CDS encoding transcriptional repressor, whose amino-acid sequence MAERGRYKTKHHESVREVLRNDSSRCFTVDSLCELLNKDGHHIGRTTVYRQLEKMAADGEALKYISEKGESASYRLCGESCRLHLHLKCLKCGRLTHLDCSAAQSFSEHLLEDHTFRLDPSKTVIYGYCGCTPDEGGEEI is encoded by the coding sequence ATGGCGGAACGCGGCAGATATAAAACAAAACACCACGAGTCCGTGCGCGAGGTCCTTCGTAATGATTCCTCGCGCTGCTTCACAGTCGACAGCCTCTGCGAACTTCTCAACAAAGATGGGCATCACATCGGACGGACGACCGTCTACCGCCAGCTCGAGAAGATGGCGGCCGACGGCGAGGCGCTGAAATATATCTCGGAAAAGGGGGAGTCGGCCTCCTACCGCCTCTGCGGCGAAAGCTGCCGCCTCCACCTGCATCTGAAATGCCTCAAATGCGGCAGGCTGACCCACCTGGACTGTTCCGCGGCGCAGAGCTTCTCGGAACATCTGCTCGAGGACCACACCTTCCGGCTCGACCCGTCAAAGACGGTGATCTACGGCTACTGCGGCTGTACCCCTGACGAAGGCGGGGAAGAAATATGA